CATATACATTTTACCTAATGTCGTGCTGGGGGGAATATGGCACATTTTAGTAAAATTTTTTCACGGTATGTAGTAAATACCTTTATAATCACAGAATTTACTAGGTTcctaaataatatatattttaaagcgTTGCCCTATTATTGAAGTAATACAAATATAGTTCAtgcaaaaataaactaaaaagcAATGAAAATTCTTTACATATCTCCCCATTTATGCCATTGCTTCTAGTACTCCTATCATAGATGGTCTCCGGTCATTAGAAATCTGAACCGCTGCTGTGCTGGCGGCGCTGTGTTTGACCCCCGATACGCTAGGTGGCAGCAATCAGAGCGACAAGCGAGAATTACACAACAGTCTCAGAGTGAACGTTCATGGTTACGTTTGATAGCGGTATGTGCTACTAATTCGTTTTTTAAAAGTTACAGtccatttgtgtttattttagaTGTTGTACGTTGCGGATTATATAACCACATCGCCTATCCGAGTCGATTGGCGTGCTCTGAGGACTCTTAAAAAACGGTTTCGTGTACTCTATGTAAGAAAACGTGCTAATTTCATTGCTGGCTTTTCCTACTACCAAGCGGTTAACGAGCGAATAACTTAACCTTTCATCCTTAAATATAGAATGGACTCTGCTGGTGAATGTCATTCAGATAGTCTTATTAGCTGCTATAGCATGCTGAATGTAACTCGTTAACTTGTAGATTTAGGGGCCGGTTATACACTATACTGATGTCCCATTCATGTAATGTACTTGCGTGCATGCACAAATCAGAATCCGTAAGTGGTTAAATAATTAACTCACTGAATGCTTAATATTAAGAAGATTACATGTTATTATATATGCTATGTGATTTCTCAATCAATCACTACGTAGTATGCCAACGAACGGGACGGCGGGTTTGAGTATAAGCTAATCTTGTTTCTCCATTTCAGATGGATAGGCACATTCGATATTTTGATAGACTTACTATTACTGTTATCAAGATATAATATTGACCTATTACTTTCTAATTTTTAGTACCAGAATGTGGGAAATCAGAATAGAatgaaatctgttttttttttgtttttttttgcagttttagcTATCAATGGAAAAGTGTAAATGCATATTATTTTCtgaatgcttttgtttttttaactgtcAAGCTGTGTGagtgcatttgtgtgttttattgtagTGTTCTTGCAGCCTTCAATTAGGTTTACTTTAAATGTACTTTTGAATAGGTTTGTCTCCACTAGCGTGATCCCATCGCATCTGGCTGTGAAATAAGATAAAGATGTCGGACGAAGAGGAGACTCCAGTGGCCAAGAAGGCCCGGATCTTCTATGGCAGCCTGGAGGAGAAGGAACGGGAGCGGCTGGGCCGTGAGGGAGGAGCTGCTGCCAGTGACGCAGTGAAGGCGGGCATCGAGGCCGGCCACATCAACATCTCCAGCGGTTTGTGTTTCCTTTATCTGGAtgctgtgcatgctgggaaaatggATGCCTTGATGTTAGACTTGTCATCagtaaataatttattaaaatctaTCTAAATCCTCCTGACCAAGTCCTGGTCAGTATTTTGTAAGACAAAATCATTTTGACTGGGAATTTGTCCAGAATGTTTCCCTTTTGTGACGCCTCCCAGTGGTGACTCTGCAGTCTGTGATCCCCTCTGATCTCTCAGGGGAATCCATGGAGCTGGAGGAACGGGTGAGCGAGCGACAGGCGGAGGTGCTGGCAGAGTTTGAGCGCAGGAAGAGGGCCCGACAGATCACTGTCTCCACTGATGATGCAGAGGTCAAGGCCTGCCTGCGGGCTCTGGGGGAGCCAATCACGATCTTCGGGGAGGGCCCAGCTGAGAGACGGGAGAGGTTAGTGGGTTCAGCTCTGCTCTAGCTGCTTGTCTCCCTGTTCGATTGAGTGTCAGGAAGGAAGGTGACCAACCTATTGTGTTTTCCATTATCTATCGGGGTTTTCCATTAATCCATCATGTGCCCAGATTGTttatttaaccctctggggtctaggggtagggaacacactttcactacctggggcatggtcacacatttctttcaatatcataaacttaattcatggcaaataaattatttcatatatttgttttggcattacatacatcttaattttaatgtatattataaatatgtcagatttattgtaatttgacatcaaagtatagaccaGGGGTCTTCAATTCCgctcctggagagctaccgtccagtaggttttctatcctacccggcttctgatgagccacagctgttctcaggtaaataccaggagcatgTGTGGCTCTTCAGACGCCAAgtgggatagaaaacctactggatagtagctctccaggaccggagttggagacccctggtatagacattgcaaaatgcagtttggaacacttgcagaaacattataaaactacatagtaagcaatggtggaagtttgttttcatcccagatatctgatcaccaaagtcttggctacatgaagatgactaaatggtgtagatgcaaccttcagttggataaataaataagtaaaactTTACTCGtatcactatttctggctccttccattgaatatgtaggagctctcgtgtgtatgaatgagccattcacacctggacacacccccccccccttttatggcgctgaaggggatgtatctggatcgcatttcaccgctgcgttgttcatcaGATTACCATGCGAAATCAATTTGAATATGTggtaatgcagctatttagaatgCAAATAGCAATCTTCATGTGAgggcggtactacacgcccccgatgcaggtaaaacaaaggtgccatggtttacttttttgcctatttaacctaataactaaatacttctgacaatggacgtcagcgttttttcatgtttctacaaTAAGACTTCAGcaagttatgaactgaaatacacgagaaagatacgctgCATCGCCAACGATGCTCTCGTCCCCAGAAGGTTAATAAACATCAGTACTAATTGACAAAACGTTGTGAATATCTTGTGTTTCATTACTGTGATTTTCTGTGAAGGAAATTTGGGCCTATGTGTTGCCTTCTATAGCTAGTCAGACTGTCCTCTTCGATCTCCAGGCTGCGAAATATCCTGTCAGTGGTTGGACCGGATGCTTTGAAAAAGTCTAAGAAGGAAGATGAGAAGGCCAAGCGCTCACAGGAGGAGGTAGGTGTCTGTGCTGCTCTGCTTCTCCTCACTGCTATTGATGATCACCCACATTGGATCGGAGCTCACGCTCCGCACAGTGcagtcatgccccccccccccccccccactgtttgTCCTCCAGTACCAGCAGACCTGGTAccatgagggccccaccacacTGAAGGAAGCCCGTCTCTGGTTGGCCCGCTATTCCCTGCCCCGGTAAGATGTGATGTGCATGTTCAGGAATCCCCCCTGGGTGTGTGAGGAATCCAGTTTGAGCTCAGGGTTcgctctgtctgtctctcttttcTGTGTctctctttgtgttttttacTCTTCTTTGTCTTATTTACTTGTAGCAGGGTGTACATGAATGAATTAGTGTGCCTGAGAGGCATGTCTCTCCATTCAGTTACCCCGCAGTGCCCCCATGTGGCCGTCTGCCTCCATCGTTTTTTTTCCGTCTCCGGCCCGGTGTTCCGCCCGCTGATCTGCGCTCGTCTCTGTGCACAGGGCCACGCTGCGGTTAGACGACGCTCGGGCTCTGAAGGAGGTTCCCGAATCGACGCGCACGGTGCGTCAGCAGGAACTCCACAAGACGCTGAGGGTAAGCCACAATGTCCCACAATTCCCCTGCGTGCCGGAGCCGGTGGGGGTGGTGACTGTGGCTCGCCGTTGGGCCTGCTCCTGATTGCCGATGCTTTACCTTTGGCCAGAACCTGAACAACTTCTGTAGCCAGATCGGTGATGACCGGCCGATCTCGTACTGTCAGTTCAGCCCTAACTCCAAGCTGCTGGTCACTGCGTCCTGGTGAGTGACATCACAGTCCTGTCTTCACGGCAAAGCTCCTCTACTGCTTGGCTTTCATGGTTCAGGGCTGGCTTCCCCAAATCCAGTCCCAGAAAGccagtctgcaacacagtttgcacatttccctgctcaaacacaccttattCTGCTCACCAGCTGGttgccaggtttagtaggtgtgtttgcaCAAGGAATTCTGCCAACTGTGTTGCGGACTGGTCCTGCAGGACTGGATTTTGGGGAATCCCTGATTTAGGGTCATGATCCAGCCCGAGAATCTCCCTGATCGTGCCTCATCTGTCATCCCTGTTCAGGAGTGGCTTGTGCAAACTGTGGGCTGTGCCCGACTGCAGCCTCGTTCGCACTCTGAGAGGTGAGTCTCAACCCTCTGCTGTATGTTTATGTCCATACTAGTGCTTCACCCCTAGACTGCAGTGCTTATTTTCTATGAGTATATGTCCATTTTGGGTATTGTAGTCCAGATAGTGGTTTCTCCGTCACTCAGGGCACAACACCAATGTGGGGGCCATCAGCTTCCACCCCCAGGCCACAATATCACTGGACGAATCAGACGTAAACATGGCTTCCTGTGCAGCCGACGGATCAGTCAAACTTTGGAGTCTAGACAGGTATCACGGCTCCCGTTTCTGTTAAAAATAACAAGACGAAAGCTCTTGTCTACAGACTGTCTTGTCTATATATACTGAGCATCACATGGAccatttatttgtgtgtgtgtactgggcaaaagtcttaggcagtcaaaagaaatgtttaaatccATTTATCTGAGTAGTAAATGCAGTATTTTGTTTTCCAAAATGTTACTGATATCTACTTGGATGTCTAGACCGCGTCAGTTCCCagacctcagccgttccatgtatctattaaatttcaccacctgCTCACTTCatttaattagtttaaaaagtcagcTAGCTGTACAAGGTGTGTTAGTGGTTGAgtcaaaaatacatgggtgtattgaaTAGTTGCTGGAAATAATGgagtgattttagcagaggttttgaaatgactaagctaacacactttgacaggcataatattatagttttacaccaacatagagatcatttaaacaacattttctttggctgcttAGGAGTTCTGCACAGTATTGTATATGTGACACTCTTCCCAAGTACAGGGTGTATTAGGTTTGCTTGTTGTGATTtgtgctctctgctgccccctgtctgcaGTGATGAACCCGTGGCAGACATTGAAGGGCACTCGATGAGGGTGTCCCGTGTGGCCTGGCACCCGTCTGGACGCTTTCTGGGGACTACATGGTAAATGAGAACATTGatgcatttaaacataattaattGCCTATATGAGAACGCAGTGGCACTGAATAGCTTAAAAGGGAGGAATTATTGTTGGTGCATTCTGGTAATTCTTAAAGGCAGGTATgaaatgactgtttttctctAACTATTGTGTTTAGAGTTATTTAGACATTCAAAGGCTGCTGCCACATTAGTAAAACTTTTCTTGGTGTATTTCTTCAGTATGAATGCCAGCACCTGTCTTTCATTTTCTATAGTATGAAGGAAGCATCTAAGTTGCTGTGAATAGATAACTTTTCTCGGGCTGCCACGATTAGTCGATGGCATCGACGCTGAAAATGCATCGACATCAGCGTTTTAAATCAACGCAtcgtatttttaaattattctaaTAAAATTATCTTTATGGTTTGTAAAGCACTTCaattcattataacaaatgGTTTCCTTCAATACCACTATGTAATTGTGGGAGTACTTCAAATtatattacaaaacaaaaaggtggctttacactgtgcaaagtgCGATGGCGTATCAGGATGGTCTTGGCGTTGTGCATGAGCACCGGGAGGAAAACACACAGGTTTTCTCTAGACCAGCAGAAAAGGCAAAACCACCAtgttgtctattcatgtttattaaatgacCATGAGTACGGAGAGCTTTTTAATACCTTTTGTCCTTGTAGATgctaaatatacaaaaaaacaatatgcaaaaagtgccacCAActtctttttaccttgtttaaccacagtaaccactcttttaaaagatgttctggctgctgatctgtcccttcCTTCATTGcgacttcagtgcttatcgcttatGTCGGATGTGGCTCCGATAaccgaatttatacagattactaacttttgggcatcacaatacacaTCTCATTAATACTCTTAGGTATACTACTAATGTGCTTGTCGAACTGTGGCTGAAAATAATGATTCATATATTGCTGAAAAATTGACATGCGTGCATAATCTGAAGCCCTGCAAAGGCATacagttttttgttgttgtcaaaataaaattaacttaaaacGGTCAATGATTTTCCAGAGGTTAATTAATCATGTAGAATAATAGACCATTTGATAAAATAGTCAATAGATTAATGTATAGAAAAATAGTCATTAGCGGCAGCCCTAAActttacattattttaattgttttcatTAACCCCTCCAGTGTTGCGGTTAGTTACCGtggctttgttttgtctttttaaacCTTGTCACCTATGGTCTCTAGTGGTTATAGAGGTGAAGAGTAGCTCTCACCGATGACCATCTCTGTCCAACCAGCTACGATCACTCGTGGAGATTGTGGGACCTTGAAGCCCAGGAGGAGATCCTACATCAGGAGGGCCACAGCAAGGGGGTGCATGACCTACACTTCCACCCTGATGGCTCTTTGGCTGCAACTGGgtatgatcccccccccccctcgccactGTTCAATTCTGATGCATAAAATCAGTCTTACCAgatattgtggcttatttggaaaGAGCCCAATGACTGCGGTTTTTAAATTCGAGATCTTACTTCATAGAACAGCATGCATGACCTCCAATCATTATGTTCGTCATGTTGATCCCAGAGAGTAGTGACTGTGATTCCAGATCTGTGGTTTTGTCTTTGGGTTGCCAGGTTCCCAAACAGGTTGCCAGGTTGTGCTTGTGCCCTAGAATTTAGCCGCCCGATTAAATACGTTTGGAGAAAACATCACATGTTGTTCAGTGAAATTCAAGATAGATGCAATCAGTGTGGTTTCGGGCCAGTATGCCTGCGCTACTTCACATAATGAAGTTGAGCGTGAGATTTGATAGCCTTCAGCTGTCCCAGCTAACTAGAAATCCCAAAGTCCTTTGCCCACCACCCTCACAGCCCCTGACCACTCTGCCTCATTCCCCCAGAGGGCTGGATGCTTTCGGTCGAGTGTGGGACTTGCGGACTGGGCGCTGCATCATGTTCTTGGAGGGCCACCTCAAGGAGATCTACGGCATCAACTTCTCGCCCAATGGGTAGGTCAACAAATGAACCTTAATCGGGCGGTAAAAGCCAGGGGTTTGGCTGGGGGAGTATTTAGCCTACTGGAGGCGTCTTGGGCCAGCTGCAGCAGAGTCCCGCCTCGTAACATTCCCCTGGGTCTAAATCCCTGCTCCGCCCCTCAGCTTCCACATGGCAACTGGAAGTGGTGATAACACCTGCAAGGTGTGGGACCTTCGGCAGAGGAAGTGCATCTACACCATCCCTGCCCACCAGAACCTGATCTCCTCCGTCAAATTCCAGCGTAAGTGGGTCCCTCTTCCGCTAGTCGGTGACTTCTTGTTGGGGTTGCGCTTCTAGCTGCTGGTGAGGGATTAAGGTGACCGTTCAGGATGATTGTCTGACCTGATTGATGTTGATGAAGTCGAGGTCATGCCTCAACGTTCTCTACGCCTCCTTGTTCCCCCTTCCAGCCACAGACGGTCACTATTTGCTGACGGGGGCCTACGATAACACGGCCAAGGTGTGGACACACCCGGGCTGGTCCCCCCTGAAGACGCTGGCCGGCCACGAGGGCAAGGTGATGGGGCTGGACGTGTCAGCGGACGGGCAGCTCATCGCCACTTGCTCCTATGACCGCACCTTCAAGCTCTGGATGTCcgagtgaggggggaggggctcgTGTTCTGCTAGCAGCTGTCAGTCACATCAGcagggaggggtgtgtgtgtgtgtgtgtgtgtgtgtgtgtgtgtgtgtgtgtgtgtgtgtgtgtgtgtgtgtgtgtgtgtgggtgtgggtgggttctaggtgggatgcTCTCTTAGGGGTGTGCTGTCGGATCTGAGCTGTAACCTGACATTCAGCTGTAAAAACCTCGAGGGCAGGGTCTGAACGTAGCAGAAACATCTGGAAGTTCAGCAAATTTATCAAAAGTGAGCAGGACACTGAAAATTTGGAGAGTATCACTTAATATGGTAGGTTTTTAGTTTTACTTTCAAAGCATCATAAATGTCTGTAGTTTAAATCCACTCTTCCTCCAGTTTCTCAAACCATTTTTTTACAATGTCACTGCAATTAAAATTAACATATTTTTCTTAGCAAATGTGTgagttttctgttttattccaTGTCGGACCGTTTCCATCTTTTAATGTTCATTACCAGTCGAGTGGCCAGCCCATTCTCCTGAAGACTTGCAACGCTGTGTTTAACAAAACAATAGGATAATCCTTCATGTCGACCTTTTGGATGTAGAAGACCAGATTAAAAGCCCTATACCATTCAGTGGGCTGTttcactgcatgtgtgtgtgtatgacctCTTAATTTTTAACATGTGACATATTGCACCCATAATTTGAGACTACAAAAGTAAAAACAGAATCGTACGTATGGATTCCTTTGAACCCTGCTTCTAAAATTACACTTCAAACAGTGTACAATACAACAGTGTTAGCATGATAGGGGCAGGTCATTGTACCATGATCTAGCTGTGTATCTGCCCAGCTTTAAGGAAAATAAAGGTCATATCAAAAGCAACACACAAGTCACCACACGGGCTGGTTCCTGCATGG
This is a stretch of genomic DNA from Paramormyrops kingsleyae isolate MSU_618 chromosome 7, PKINGS_0.4, whole genome shotgun sequence. It encodes these proteins:
- the prpf4 gene encoding U4/U6 small nuclear ribonucleoprotein Prp4, whose amino-acid sequence is MSDEEETPVAKKARIFYGSLEEKERERLGREGGAAASDAVKAGIEAGHINISSGESMELEERVSERQAEVLAEFERRKRARQITVSTDDAEVKACLRALGEPITIFGEGPAERRERLRNILSVVGPDALKKSKKEDEKAKRSQEEYQQTWYHEGPTTLKEARLWLARYSLPRATLRLDDARALKEVPESTRTVRQQELHKTLRNLNNFCSQIGDDRPISYCQFSPNSKLLVTASWSGLCKLWAVPDCSLVRTLRGHNTNVGAISFHPQATISLDESDVNMASCAADGSVKLWSLDSDEPVADIEGHSMRVSRVAWHPSGRFLGTTCYDHSWRLWDLEAQEEILHQEGHSKGVHDLHFHPDGSLAATGGLDAFGRVWDLRTGRCIMFLEGHLKEIYGINFSPNGFHMATGSGDNTCKVWDLRQRKCIYTIPAHQNLISSVKFQPTDGHYLLTGAYDNTAKVWTHPGWSPLKTLAGHEGKVMGLDVSADGQLIATCSYDRTFKLWMSE